The Prinia subflava isolate CZ2003 ecotype Zambia chromosome 2, Cam_Psub_1.2, whole genome shotgun sequence genomic sequence TGATCAAGGACTGTAGTAAGAGTTCAGACAACTCACATGTAAACACCTACACAGTAAGTATCAGTCTGAAGGTGAAAATTTATCCTAATCCTAATCatttctcttctgcactgcagaCGCATTCAAAATACACTCTCATAAGCTGCTGCAAGGGATTGAATCGGGTGACAAAAAATCTTATGTTCATGTGCAGCACAAAAGGATACCAAATAAACAGCTACAGAAAAAGATCTCAACTTTATGGAAACTGCACAGCAATAGTCCCAATATTCACTAGTTATTAACTAGATCTTAATATAAATACTGCCTATAAGTTGTCCtattgcattaaaatatttattcactgAACATATTTGGTCAGGAATTCACTCATAAACAAAGTAAATTCATGACTAGTTACAGAGTACTTATATGCCATTCTGGCCTATTACATATGTAAAAAGCATGTATCTTTTTAGTTAACACCATCTAGCATAGGATTTGAATGTCTTAAAGTCTGAAATCCCTTTAACTTTAAAGACTATAGTcaatcagaaataaattttccaCATTTCCACTTCTTTAAGAAGAAATGCAATGTttgcaaaagaataaaaaaaaagaccagCTAATTCtcataaaaagaaacaagttcTACAAATGAAACTGAGAAAGTTATTTTGCATACTCAAAACCAACCAACAGCTAAAGATTGAAAGCCTTGAAAACCGAAGAACATTCTGACTTCTACCCGAATGGTTTCTATTTTATAAAAACCCCTCACCTTTCCAAATACGgcaagtttttttttaaaaacccgTAAGTAACGTAAGTGTGCCATACATATGTGCTGTAAGTGACAAAAAATCCTACAGCTGCAGACTGCCTCCTAGCTTTACTGCCTTGGGCCTAAAATCTTTATCACTACTCTTCTGAAGCTTAAGAGCATGCTGGAACCAACAACCCTATCAGCAGCATTGTGATTAGGGTACAAGATGGGCTGCAGAATAAAGGAACATCTTGCATGGACATCACTACCAGGATAAATAGAAAAGCATTTCCTACTCATCAAAAATGCTCTTCCAGAAGATGGAAAGTAAGTGtgaaaaaaccccttttcctACTTAAGACACTGATGAGTACAAGACATTTgcataagatttttttcccatctcaAGTCAAGCAAAACATTGAGATAAATAGAAAAACATGTGTCTATGACGGAGTTCACAAtctgttttttcatgtttagtTTCTAAAATTACCTCTGAATTCCTTTAACAGTGCTTGCTGACACCTCCTAGAGTATTCCTAACACGATAAAaaagttttctcttttgaagcttaacatggaaattaaattttgattttattgaATTGAAAGAGATTAAATACTAAATACAGCCTGTCCTGTTAACTCTTCATTACTTTTCCTCAGTAATTTTtcaaccatttttaaaaaaataaaataagtccAACACATCTTGTTATGTCATCAAATTAAGTAAGGCTTAGTCATGTAATGGTAATGAATTTTATACAGGAATACAATGGTTAAAGGAACAAGGCAAGGTTTACAAGGCTGCTAGATGCAACTTTTTTAAGAACAGAGATATTTACATTAATGACAGGATTAAGGTAAGCTTTTCTCTGGAAGTAATTTGCTTTAGTTTTCTGCACTGAAGTAAAAAATTAGTCAGCTGAAATTATCATACCAGTTTGGCTTGCCATTTACAACTTTTGATGTCTTTTTGTAAAACACTCAGGTGAAAACATAAATACATGCACAGGTAAACAAAAACATGATTAAGATCTGTTCTGCAACCATTTGTATTACATAAAAGCTCACAATCacttaaaagaattttttgtaACTTTTGCATGTAAAAAAATATGCACTATGTGATTTAAATGCAGACAGTTAAAGCCCAGAGTCATTCCCATTAAAGACCACTGTAGTTTGGCTAGTTCTACTGAAGGATCAGGAATAGACtaatacacagatttttttccagtttctcctCAGTCAGTAGCTCCCTTGAGAGAAACacaatattaaatatatattatatgatGATTGTACTTACAATTAGCTGCTTCAAGCCTACAAATGACTGCTCTACAGAGTTGGCATTTAAAACTTGTCTCTTCACTGCAGCCTGCTCCCCCAAGAAGCGAAGCATTAGGTCTTTTACTGCATCTCCCTTGATGTTCATGGagcataaaaagaaaacacataatGAGACTAAAAGAttatttcagcaaaataaaatgtaaaattaaaactgaGCAAAAGAGTTCTTTCCTCTagagaaatacatattttccagTACGTTATGTGTGAAATAAAGGTAACTGCAGGTGTATATAcagctttggaaagaaaacttcTACATTTACTCCACATAATCtcctatattttcttttccatgtatAGGTTTCAGTTAGCATTGACACATTCAGGTTTATTTGCTTCTTATACTACTATCATTCACAGATCTTataaaaaccagaaagtttTACAGGTTTTTGTAATTTATGTTAACACTGAAAGGTGCAATCCACTGATCAAAGATAAACATGCACACAGTAAGTTAGCCTCAAATATCCACAGAAAATAAACTCCGAAAATAAACCAAAGTAAACAGAAACTCTTTACAAgtgttttaaatttcaaaacaacTAGCTGCAGGCATCAATCGGAGAAACTGGGCTATCTGAGCTCAATAGCTTCTCGCCTAAAAAGACAGTGAACTGCACTATGACAAACACAATTGACATTAAGTGTCTCAGCTTTCTAGTGATGGAAAATATGTTGCGAGTTTAGTTTCTTAAGGAATGAGAACAACTGTTTCACTACATGGAAATTTTTTATGTCTAATGATATCACTTATCTGTGAATAAACAACATATCTGCCTCTCTGACAGAAGAACCCAAAGAATTAAGCAAAGATGGTGTATGCAAAATGCCATAAatacagaagatttttttatttcttctaacAGTACTTTGGATCCAACAGTCCTTTGGTGTAAGAAACAGTACAAATTACTGTAAtgaaacaaaggacagtgacaGAAGAGAgcaagaaatgaaatgaaaaaatgaaaaaagacacAATGGAAAGATAACAAAAAGCAGCACTCAGATTTGTTCCAACACTTGGAGAACACTTGTACAGACAATCCTTACCATACACAACCCAAGATAAGTTTAAATAACAGGTTTTTCTAAATGATTGTGTAAAAGTAGCATGcagttgaaataaaaataattctgtatttttcttggtGTGATTTATCAACACAGGACTTACCTTACAATACAGTTTCTGAGCAAGCAGGGCAAAAAATAAAGTCCTAAGCTCATCAATACATGTCACGTGAaatttcctccttccctgaaGCACACTTAGAGTTCACTCActgcaaatgcatttttcaaCCAACTTCTCTGACCACTGCACGTACCTTGGTTTAACATCTTGCATTAACATTCAGCATTAGCTAACTATTCATACCAAAGCTGTAACAACCCTTGCTGGAAGCTGCTTTAACACTGAAAACATACCTCCCACAATGTTTCAGTTGTCATTTCAAACTCTCTACAATTTCAGTCTCAGTTAAACACACAATTTGCAGAACATACTACAGAACAATCATGCCAAACTAGGGGATGTCAAATCAGTCAAGGCATGCACTCAGGCCACAGAAAAGCAGTAATTGGAAGTGAGGAAAGTTTTCTAAACATAAAGCACTTCAAAACTTGTCCCTGTGAACATGTCTAGGAAATTGGTATAAATGATAAATATTGAAGGAAGCAGTAGGATTTCCTTTCATTCCATTGATGATGTAACATCAGGTCTTTCATAGAAATACATCACACGGACGTTGTCAAACATCTTCCCTTCAATTATATACTAAATGGTAGATCTGCATATTTGCACATGTCCAGATTCAGGGAATGATCAGCAGAAACAAGCCTTTAATCCCTGACTGGGCTGATGAAGGTGAAAGAGAACTACTGTAAAAAAGGAAGCTTGCAAAAAGGAGACCACCATCCTTGGAGATTGCAGAAGGGATCACTCCATCTGTCTACCTGATTAGctgtcagaagaaaaagagtaCACACTGGAATGACTCATCAAGGTCTAAGGGATATTTCGGGCACAACTGGAGGAGGAATAGCTTCCTATTACAGTGGTTTGTTTCATGCTAATTACTTGGCTTGTGATAACAAACTAATGTTTTAAGAGAAAGCAAACCCAAGAAGCAGCGGCAGTGTGGCATGTATCTAAACTGGTATTTATTGCTTGCAACAGAAACCCAAGATTTTTCAGATAATTCACCTATAAGTCTGGACCTGATTCACTCCAGAAACTGTTCTGATAGCTCCTGTAGATTGGGAAGTTACTGCAAGACTGCTCTCTGTATTCGACTATTGACTGATGGTCTTTATTATGCATAATTAAGGATTAAAGTATCCAAACCCTCAACACCATCTATCTACACAACAATTCTATTATCCAGATGCATAGATAATAAAGAGTAGGATTAGCCTGTTTCAGGCTAAAACATTATGATGGTTAGCCTGGCTGAGCAGCCAGGATAAAACTACTTCATGAGAAATCCTGAATAGATGTGAGTAAAATTTCccaaattctgaaaaaaaatgctttatgcCTTCTCACCTCTTAGCAATCGATAGATgacaaaaaattacatttcaccACTATGCTGTTTGCTTTGTGATCTCCTCTAGGCTTTTAATTTTGGTGTTATCCCTTCTCAACAGCTTGGTACAGCACTCAATCTTTCTTAGCAGTTATACCTTTCCATTGCTTAGGGAAGACAGAAATGATGCCATTTCAGTCAGTGTTAACATTATTGAGACCACTGTGAACATGAGTGAAATTATTTCCCACTCAGCTGCAACGGGGAATTCCACAAACAAAGCTGTCTGCTCTCAGACTCTGTAGCACAGCTTAGAgggtgtgtgtatatatgcCAAATGTAAGTATTATCTCACTAACTCAGAGGATCAGAAACAAAGtacttaaaaatacaaacagctTTAGCTCCTACAGAAACTGTCAACACTGGTTTTCAATGTAGCAAACAAGTGTCAATATGAATAAATGAGAGCTGGTTTCAGCATCCTCCTGTACAAGGCAGCAGTGACATTGCATTTTCTAATTAGGATTGAAGTAATACACACAAGATGACCATCAACAACAATATGAAGCACTATGATATACAGATTATTGGACAGCTTTTCTACAGTATTTCTAAAACATAATTGTAGAGTAAGATACAGTAGTAGACTCTTACCTGGATATTATCAAATTTTAACCCAGGCATGGTGAGATTCTCTTTATCTATGAACACAGCGCTGTATTGTTGTGTGGCAACTGAAATGAGAACATTTCTTGTCTCCTCACTAGGAATCCAAGCATCATTTCTTCTATCTAGTTCACTCATATTTAAGGCTGTGGCAAATGGGTCATCACTCCCAGCAAAAACAGCCTGGATTTGTGAGAATGGCTTGGGAGATTGAGTTATTTCTAGAGATGATGAGGGAGCACCTGCTTCAGATCTCCCATTTTGCACGGGGAAAGTAGGGTTGGATGAAGAACCATCTCCACCATTAGAAAGAGAGGACATTTGCTCTGGAACTGAAGAGCTTGCATTGGGATTactaacagaaataaaattggaTGTAGTAAATGAATCAAAAAAATCAGAAGCTAAAGTATTAGTGTTAACAGTGTCACCAAAGAACTTGCTTAGACTAGGACTTGGTTGAACTACCTGTGGATTAGACTTCACTGGAGTCTCTATTATACTACTAAAACTGGGAGATTTCACCATCTGAGGCTCAAAACCATCAGGCAGGAACAACTGTGGCTGGGAATTAGCATTGTTTGCTTGGCTGAAGATGGTGCACACAGGAATGGGCTCAGCCTCAGAAGATGGTTTGGTAGTACTGGGTGACAATATTTGGTCCTCAGGTGTGCTTTCATCAAcattatttggttttgtttcaacAGGAATGTTGTTTCCCAACTTTGGTTCCTCCTTCACTGCTTCCTGAATTGATTCTTCCTTTAAAGATGTCTGATCATCTGTTCCAATCTCAGAAATGTCTTTAGGAGTTTCTTCCTGTTCAGTTTCACTCTCATTACTTAAAAACTCTTCTTTATCCActtctgtttgtgttttttcattctctttagCTTCCATTTGGTCTACAATCTCCTGAAGACAACCAAGTTCACCTGTGTCATCTTCACTATTGTTTGGAGAATCTGAAATAATGACACTTTCCATCATTTGCTCATTAAGTTTatctaaaaaattatttgaatccTCTGATACAGTTTCATTTCCCTCAGACTCAAATTCATCTCCACCAAGATCAATGGTTTCCTCATGaaagagaatttcttcctgagtTTTCTGCTGAGCTACGTCTCCATCTGTGGTGCTTTTTGCATCCTTAGCATTGCTTTCATTATTCTCCATAGtaactggaaaaagagaagccCCCACCGAAACAAGAATTAGTTTTATTCTTTGTATATTGCTCAGGTGTCACAGTGAAACTCCTAAGTATCATATAAATAGTGAAAATCTTACTTTAAAAGCATAGTAATTTCCCTATTTCACATCCTCCCTttgacatttttcatttaacatctaatcacagaattaattctgaaattattttctctttatcttttcTGTAAGTCATGAAACTACTCAGATTGAAGACCAAA encodes the following:
- the TRAPPC12 gene encoding trafficking protein particle complex subunit 12 translates to MENNESNAKDAKSTTDGDVAQQKTQEEILFHEETIDLGGDEFESEGNETVSEDSNNFLDKLNEQMMESVIISDSPNNSEDDTGELGCLQEIVDQMEAKENEKTQTEVDKEEFLSNESETEQEETPKDISEIGTDDQTSLKEESIQEAVKEEPKLGNNIPVETKPNNVDESTPEDQILSPSTTKPSSEAEPIPVCTIFSQANNANSQPQLFLPDGFEPQMVKSPSFSSIIETPVKSNPQVVQPSPSLSKFFGDTVNTNTLASDFFDSFTTSNFISVSNPNASSSVPEQMSSLSNGGDGSSSNPTFPVQNGRSEAGAPSSSLEITQSPKPFSQIQAVFAGSDDPFATALNMSELDRRNDAWIPSEETRNVLISVATQQYSAVFIDKENLTMPGLKFDNIQGDAVKDLMLRFLGEQAAVKRQVLNANSVEQSFVGLKQLISSKNWRAAVDLCGRLLTAHGQGYKKSGLPASHTTDSLQLWFVRLALLVKLNLFQNAEMEFEPFGNLDQPDLYYEYYPNVYPGRKGSMVPFSMRILHAELPQYLGNPQESLDRLHSMKIICAKILENLEQGLAEDGSMTNITQENRQASVQLWRSRLGRVMYSMANCLLMMKDYVLAVDAYHSVIKYYPQQEPQLLSGIGRIFLQIGDIKTAEKYFQDVEKVTHKLDGLQSQIMVLMNRAFLHLGQNNFAEAHRFFTEILRIDSSNAVANNNAAVCLLYLGKLKDSLRQLEGMVQQDPQHYLHESVLFNLTTMYELESSRSMQKKQALLEAVAIKEGDSFNTQCLKLG